A single window of Paenibacillus sp. FSL H8-0537 DNA harbors:
- the hemH gene encoding ferrochelatase, producing the protein MSEAENSKIGVLVMSYGTPESLDDVEAYYTHIRRGHPPTPEQLTDLYGRYEAIVGGVFPLRENTNGQVAGLQDKLEQLAPGRYACYQGLKHARPFIEDGVEQMARDGIKQAVGIVLAPHYSTMSVGSYIKRAQEKASELGLEMTFVKQYHLHPKLLKALTERVTDGLARLSASSGGETNVKVLFSAHSLPEKIRELGDPYEEQLLETSRAIAKQAGIADDKWQFTWQSAGRTREPWLGPDILETLAELAEQGVKAVLAAPIGFVSDHLEVLFDLDIEAKTTAKNMGITLERIKMLNRDPLYMETLAESVIEAT; encoded by the coding sequence ATGTCGGAAGCTGAAAACAGCAAAATCGGAGTTCTCGTTATGTCATATGGAACACCGGAAAGCCTTGATGATGTAGAAGCGTATTATACGCATATTCGTCGTGGACATCCGCCTACTCCAGAGCAGTTAACGGATTTATATGGCCGGTATGAGGCGATTGTCGGCGGCGTATTCCCGCTGCGTGAGAATACGAACGGGCAGGTGGCTGGCCTTCAGGATAAGCTGGAGCAGCTCGCTCCAGGCCGTTATGCCTGTTATCAGGGGCTTAAGCATGCCCGTCCTTTTATCGAAGACGGTGTGGAGCAAATGGCTCGTGACGGAATTAAGCAGGCAGTAGGCATTGTACTGGCCCCGCATTATTCGACGATGAGCGTTGGCAGCTACATCAAGCGTGCGCAGGAGAAGGCAAGCGAGCTTGGCCTGGAGATGACGTTTGTCAAGCAATACCATCTGCATCCGAAGCTGCTCAAGGCATTGACGGAGCGGGTGACGGACGGGCTTGCACGATTAAGCGCATCATCTGGCGGAGAGACGAATGTAAAAGTGCTGTTCAGCGCGCACAGCTTGCCGGAAAAAATTCGCGAGCTAGGCGATCCTTATGAGGAGCAGCTGCTGGAGACGTCGCGAGCGATTGCGAAGCAGGCTGGCATTGCGGACGATAAATGGCAGTTTACTTGGCAAAGCGCAGGCCGGACGAGAGAGCCTTGGCTGGGACCGGACATTTTGGAGACACTTGCCGAGCTTGCTGAACAGGGTGTTAAGGCTGTACTGGCCGCGCCAATCGGCTTTGTGTCGGATCATCTTGAGGTATTGTTTGACCTCGATATAGAAGCGAAGACAACAGCGAAAAATATGGGCATTACCCTTGAGCGTATTAAAATGTTAAATCGCGACCCGCTGTATATGGAGACGCTGGCGGAGTCTGTAATAGAAGCAACGTAG
- a CDS encoding DMT family transporter: protein MPGISRSAATIYLIFLVFIWGINWPLTKYALDFSPPLLFAGIRTLIGGILLVGFAIWKRGPLRLKQNWHIYLIASILNIILYYSFQTIGLQYMPAGLFTAIVFLQPVLLGVFAWLWLGEAMYPLKIFGLLLGFAGVAAITTGGISGHISVWGVLLAIASAICWAGGTIYTKKMAPRVDSLWMTAMQVVIGGIAILGAGSVTESWSDIVWNMPFIFDTLFISVFVIAVGWLIYFKLIRNGDSAKVGSFMFLIPLIAIVFSVLFLNEHVTINLAVGLALVASSIVVVNRKPRRLKKELPVL from the coding sequence GTGCCTGGTATTTCCCGATCAGCGGCAACGATATATTTAATTTTTCTCGTGTTTATATGGGGCATTAATTGGCCGCTCACCAAATATGCGCTGGACTTTTCTCCACCCTTATTATTTGCAGGCATTCGCACGCTGATTGGCGGTATTTTGCTTGTAGGCTTTGCGATTTGGAAGCGGGGGCCGCTGCGCCTAAAGCAGAATTGGCATATTTATCTCATTGCTTCGATACTGAACATCATCTTGTATTACAGCTTTCAGACGATAGGGCTCCAATATATGCCGGCTGGACTGTTCACGGCGATTGTCTTTTTGCAGCCTGTGCTTCTCGGTGTGTTTGCATGGCTTTGGCTTGGCGAGGCGATGTATCCGCTAAAAATTTTCGGTCTGCTGCTAGGCTTCGCCGGCGTTGCGGCGATTACGACGGGCGGCATCTCCGGCCATATTTCCGTGTGGGGCGTGCTGCTTGCGATTGCATCGGCCATATGCTGGGCGGGAGGAACGATCTATACGAAAAAAATGGCGCCGCGGGTCGATTCCCTTTGGATGACCGCGATGCAGGTGGTCATTGGCGGTATTGCCATTTTGGGCGCAGGGTCGGTGACCGAAAGCTGGTCCGATATTGTATGGAATATGCCATTCATATTCGATACGCTGTTCATCTCTGTTTTTGTTATTGCGGTCGGCTGGCTTATCTACTTCAAGCTAATTCGCAATGGCGATTCAGCGAAGGTCGGCTCGTTCATGTTTCTGATTCCGCTTATAGCGATCGTGTTCAGCGTATTGTTTTTGAATGAGCATGTAACGATTAATTTGGCGGTGGGCCTCGCGCTTGTAGCATCCAGCATAGTCGTAGTAAATCGGAAGCCCCGACGCTTGAAGAAAGAGCTTCCTGTGCTATGA
- a CDS encoding MFS transporter, with amino-acid sequence MEQWKKNLIVLWFGQFLVMAGMTMIIPFMAFYLQFELGLTDPHEIAVWAGLIFAGNFVTQFIFQPIWGKYADRYGRKMMLLRSGIGMAIVIVLMGFATTPWHLLLLRMLNGTISGFNPAAVALISASTPKDRMGYAMGTLQSGGIAGTILGPFIGGLLADAVGYRPIFYLTGSLLFAASMLALFVVKETFDLQKAAAKVQISVIEGFKRLRGIHELTSLYAVTFLIQFAMMSSMTLLPLHVQSLHGPTANLAFWAGFVGSAAGISNLIASPVLGKLSDRIGSERILGYSLIGAGLTFIPQALADSVPQLLISRFVLGIFLGGLVPTVNSLIRKYTPDGMESRAYSFNSSTLGLGNMVGPITGGALSGWIGIRGLFIVSAVMMLLNALWVHRSLLRGKRRAAQS; translated from the coding sequence ATGGAACAGTGGAAAAAAAATCTCATCGTACTTTGGTTCGGGCAATTTCTCGTAATGGCTGGAATGACCATGATCATTCCTTTTATGGCGTTTTATTTGCAATTTGAGCTGGGTCTAACCGATCCGCATGAAATTGCCGTATGGGCTGGCCTTATTTTCGCCGGCAACTTCGTCACGCAATTTATTTTTCAGCCGATATGGGGAAAATACGCCGATCGCTACGGACGCAAGATGATGCTGCTTCGCTCCGGCATTGGCATGGCGATTGTCATTGTGCTGATGGGCTTTGCGACGACGCCGTGGCATCTGCTGCTGCTGCGCATGCTGAACGGCACGATTTCCGGCTTTAACCCCGCAGCGGTGGCATTAATATCCGCCAGCACGCCTAAGGATCGAATGGGCTATGCGATGGGAACGCTCCAATCAGGCGGCATAGCCGGAACGATATTAGGCCCTTTTATCGGCGGGCTGCTGGCTGACGCTGTCGGCTACCGTCCGATATTTTATTTAACAGGCTCCCTCTTGTTCGCCGCATCTATGCTGGCATTGTTCGTCGTGAAGGAGACGTTCGATTTGCAAAAGGCAGCAGCTAAAGTGCAAATTTCCGTCATCGAGGGCTTCAAGCGGCTGCGCGGCATTCATGAGCTGACATCGCTGTATGCGGTCACCTTCCTCATCCAATTCGCAATGATGAGCTCGATGACATTGCTGCCGCTGCATGTGCAAAGCCTGCACGGCCCGACAGCCAATTTGGCTTTTTGGGCGGGCTTCGTCGGCTCGGCTGCTGGCATCTCCAATCTCATTGCGTCGCCCGTGCTAGGTAAGCTCAGCGATCGCATCGGGTCGGAGCGCATTCTCGGCTATTCACTTATTGGCGCGGGACTCACCTTTATCCCGCAGGCACTCGCCGACAGCGTACCGCAGCTGCTCATTTCCCGGTTTGTGCTGGGTATTTTCCTCGGCGGACTTGTGCCAACGGTCAACTCGCTCATTCGCAAATATACGCCGGACGGCATGGAATCCCGTGCCTATAGCTTTAACAGCAGCACGCTCGGCCTTGGCAATATGGTCGGCCCGATTACCGGCGGCGCGCTATCCGGCTGGATTGGCATCCGGGGGCTGTTCATTGTGTCCGCAGTTATGATGCTGCTGAATGCACTGTGGGTGCATCGGTCGCTGCTGCGGGGCAAACGGAGAGCTGCACAAAGTTAG
- a CDS encoding ABC-F family ATP-binding cassette domain-containing protein has translation MGKLEVRHIEIAVQDRLLGKLDGVWELGDRDRIGIIGVNGAGKSTLLAVLAGRLEPDKGTLTRSGSIAELRQAAGYRGEAAADEQAAQLPSDVLSDKHELQEDVICRSRSHSEGENASRWQALAAEEAKGFGSGGEKTRTAIAELFASGAEILIADEPTSHLDAAGIRQLEEAFAAYPGAVIFVSHDRELLDLVCTSIIELEDGELLIFKGNYSAYKREKEAKRAREAFEYEQYAKEKSRLLGSLAKVRQAAKGISHKPKRMSYKEANLGLEGMRSSQAKLNKAADALESRLERLEVKQKPAELEMPLFDTQVHEPCRSKHVLRLDQLEAKLSDGRRLFHELSVQIKPGMRIALVGGNGAGKTTLLRSIYELAEGVVVAPSCRMGYFRQDLSLLDESKSVLQNVLASAVYPDAHVRTVLARTLFKGEDVFKQVALLSGGERVKAALAKLLLGRHNTLLLDEPSNYLDIYAREQLEETLRAYPGTIIFASHDRRLVRGAATHILQLLGDGEWRFSENEAVDDGGAAASNSAAAGTEAAKASVEQEELRLKLEQEFAETLALLSLPQRSAEDKAALELKFSELVAKRRELEL, from the coding sequence ATGGGAAAATTAGAGGTTAGACATATAGAAATAGCAGTACAGGATCGATTGTTAGGCAAGCTGGACGGTGTCTGGGAGCTGGGTGACCGCGATCGCATTGGCATCATTGGCGTCAATGGTGCGGGCAAATCGACGCTGCTGGCTGTGCTGGCAGGCAGGCTGGAGCCGGATAAAGGCACATTGACCCGCAGCGGCTCTATTGCCGAGCTGCGCCAGGCAGCGGGCTATCGGGGCGAGGCAGCGGCGGATGAACAAGCAGCGCAGCTGCCCTCGGATGTGCTCAGCGATAAGCATGAGCTGCAAGAGGACGTGATTTGCCGCTCCCGCAGCCATAGCGAAGGGGAAAATGCCAGCCGCTGGCAGGCGCTGGCTGCGGAGGAGGCGAAAGGCTTTGGCAGCGGAGGCGAAAAGACGAGAACGGCGATAGCTGAGCTGTTCGCAAGCGGAGCGGAAATATTAATTGCGGATGAGCCGACGAGCCATTTGGATGCGGCAGGCATTCGCCAGCTGGAAGAAGCCTTCGCGGCGTATCCGGGAGCCGTCATTTTCGTCTCCCATGACCGCGAGCTGCTGGACCTTGTATGTACCTCGATTATTGAGCTGGAGGATGGGGAACTCCTTATTTTCAAAGGCAATTATTCGGCTTATAAGCGGGAAAAGGAGGCGAAGCGGGCCCGCGAAGCTTTTGAATACGAGCAGTACGCCAAGGAAAAGAGCCGTCTGCTGGGTTCGCTCGCCAAAGTGCGCCAAGCGGCAAAGGGCATCAGCCACAAGCCGAAGCGAATGAGCTATAAGGAGGCGAATCTAGGGCTGGAAGGCATGCGCAGCTCGCAGGCGAAGCTGAACAAGGCGGCGGATGCGCTGGAAAGCCGTTTGGAGCGGCTGGAGGTGAAGCAGAAGCCGGCAGAGCTGGAAATGCCCTTGTTCGATACGCAGGTGCATGAGCCTTGCCGCAGCAAGCATGTGCTCAGACTGGATCAGCTGGAGGCAAAGCTGTCAGATGGCCGCAGGCTGTTCCACGAGCTGTCCGTTCAAATCAAGCCAGGCATGCGCATTGCGCTGGTAGGCGGCAATGGGGCGGGCAAAACGACGCTGCTTCGGAGCATATATGAGTTAGCGGAAGGGGTTGTAGTGGCCCCATCCTGCCGTATGGGCTATTTTCGCCAGGATTTATCGCTGCTGGATGAATCCAAAAGTGTCCTGCAAAACGTGTTGGCATCAGCCGTCTATCCCGATGCACATGTGCGAACCGTATTGGCAAGGACGCTGTTCAAAGGCGAGGATGTGTTTAAGCAGGTGGCGCTGCTGAGCGGCGGCGAACGGGTGAAGGCAGCGCTTGCGAAGCTGCTGCTGGGGCGGCATAATACGCTGCTGCTCGATGAACCGTCCAATTATTTGGATATTTACGCCCGTGAGCAGCTGGAAGAAACGCTTCGGGCGTATCCCGGAACGATTATATTTGCTTCGCATGATCGGCGCTTGGTTAGAGGGGCGGCGACACATATCCTGCAACTGCTCGGTGACGGGGAATGGCGCTTCAGCGAGAATGAAGCGGTTGACGATGGCGGCGCTGCTGCAAGCAACTCGGCAGCAGCAGGAACGGAAGCGGCGAAGGCGAGCGTGGAGCAGGAGGAGCTGCGGCTGAAGCTGGAGCAAGAGTTCGCTGAGACGTTGGCGCTGCTGTCGCTGCCCCAGCGTTCAGCCGAAGACAAGGCGGCGCTGGAGCTGAAATTCAGCGAGCTGGTCGCTAAGCGTAGGGAGCTGGAGCTTTAA
- a CDS encoding MOSC N-terminal beta barrel domain-containing protein: MAEKPAVGLVKTRIGTIKEMNRYPIKSFAGERLTSSRVETYGLYGDRSHAFIDETKQGWDSFITARQIPAMLGYRAKLQGNADCEKGTAAASEFPEVTVTSPDNRELAWSEQLLAEIQAHTRTTITMRRYAPQTLDLLGADASSVLIVTDALLSRLEAMWGKPLDARRFRANLIVALAGDAPDEDSWIGKRLQLGSAELRVDEHCERCSMIALDPDTQERDMSLLKKVNQELNLHVGLYASVTKMGLVHVGDELFLLSDD, translated from the coding sequence TTGGCAGAAAAACCGGCAGTTGGACTTGTAAAAACACGGATTGGGACGATTAAGGAAATGAACCGTTACCCGATTAAATCGTTTGCGGGTGAGCGGCTCACATCCAGCAGGGTGGAGACGTATGGGCTGTACGGCGACCGCAGCCATGCTTTTATAGATGAAACGAAGCAAGGCTGGGACAGCTTTATTACGGCGCGGCAAATTCCGGCGATGCTTGGCTACAGGGCGAAGCTCCAAGGCAATGCTGATTGTGAAAAGGGTACGGCAGCGGCTTCCGAGTTTCCCGAAGTGACGGTCACGTCGCCTGACAATCGCGAGCTCGCCTGGAGCGAGCAGCTGCTCGCCGAAATACAGGCGCACACCCGCACGACCATTACCATGCGGCGTTATGCGCCGCAAACACTGGATTTGCTAGGCGCGGATGCCAGCAGCGTGCTCATTGTGACGGATGCGCTGCTAAGCAGGCTGGAGGCGATGTGGGGCAAGCCGCTCGATGCGCGGCGGTTCAGGGCAAACCTGATTGTGGCGCTTGCGGGCGATGCGCCGGATGAAGACAGCTGGATCGGCAAGCGGCTCCAGCTTGGCAGCGCGGAGCTGCGAGTAGATGAGCATTGCGAGCGCTGCTCCATGATTGCGCTAGACCCCGATACGCAAGAGCGGGATATGTCGCTGCTCAAAAAAGTAAATCAGGAGCTTAATCTGCATGTCGGCTTGTACGCCTCGGTTACGAAAATGGGGCTTGTGCATGTTGGTGACGAGCTATTCCTGCTGTCTGACGATTGA
- a CDS encoding O-methyltransferase, giving the protein MTNENEQYADSLYKEDLDLIRVRETLAASGMPDISVADGYGRLLTMLVTMSGAKQLLEVGALGGYSGICLLRGAGEGGRLTSLELKAEYAEVARGNVEAAGYGQAVTFKIGDGKASLEQLKAEGQQFDFFFIDADKEGYPAYLEYALALATPGAVIVGDNVFLRGRTMNAARVGPAIQAVRAFNERIANDERLLSTVLPGYDGLAIAIVK; this is encoded by the coding sequence ATGACGAACGAAAATGAACAATATGCAGATAGCTTATATAAGGAAGATTTAGACCTGATTCGGGTGCGCGAAACCCTTGCGGCAAGCGGCATGCCGGACATTTCCGTTGCTGACGGCTATGGCCGGCTGCTGACGATGCTCGTCACCATGTCAGGCGCGAAGCAGCTGCTCGAAGTCGGTGCCCTTGGCGGCTACAGCGGTATTTGCCTGCTGCGGGGAGCGGGAGAAGGCGGACGGCTGACGTCGCTGGAGCTGAAGGCGGAATACGCGGAGGTCGCGCGCGGCAATGTGGAGGCAGCGGGCTACGGACAGGCTGTCACGTTCAAAATTGGCGATGGCAAAGCGAGCTTGGAGCAGCTTAAAGCAGAGGGTCAGCAGTTTGATTTTTTCTTTATTGATGCGGATAAGGAAGGTTATCCCGCGTATTTGGAATATGCGCTCGCTTTAGCAACGCCAGGAGCCGTTATTGTAGGAGACAATGTATTTTTGCGTGGACGGACTATGAATGCGGCCAGAGTTGGTCCGGCTATACAAGCGGTAAGAGCGTTTAATGAGCGGATTGCAAATGATGAGCGGCTGCTGAGCACGGTGCTTCCCGGCTATGATGGACTGGCTATTGCGATTGTTAAATAA
- a CDS encoding class I SAM-dependent RNA methyltransferase, with product MTTKIELIATTPMGLEAIVARELKDLGYTDLTVENGRITFPAEPIDICRTNLWLRSAGRILVKMGEFQATTFEELFEGTKALNWPDWIPGDGEFPVDGRSHKSQLSSVPACQSVVKKAVVEKMKERYGTEWFPENEGRYVIEVTLLNDRAQLTLDTTGAGLHKRGYRNVATEAPLRETMAAALLQISRWQPERPLYDPFCGSGTILIEAAMLAWNVAPGLRRSFNSEGWPLVPDQLWETAREEAFDAVKDDVALQIAGSDIDPSAIEIATANIKKAGFGKDIKLSVMPAAKIKPEGEYGVIVTNPPYGERLGDDREAEAALRQFGMSALHLPTWSFFAFTPVAAIEHYMGRPADKKRKLFNGRIECNYYQFFGPGGLYANRKSQSSEK from the coding sequence ATGACAACGAAAATTGAATTGATCGCAACGACGCCGATGGGCCTTGAGGCGATTGTCGCACGCGAGCTTAAGGACCTCGGCTATACCGATCTGACAGTAGAAAATGGACGCATTACCTTCCCAGCCGAGCCAATCGATATTTGCCGCACGAATTTATGGCTGCGCTCGGCCGGACGGATTTTGGTCAAGATGGGCGAATTTCAGGCGACCACCTTCGAGGAGCTGTTTGAAGGCACGAAGGCGCTAAACTGGCCTGACTGGATTCCCGGAGATGGCGAGTTCCCAGTGGACGGACGTTCCCACAAGTCGCAGCTGTCCAGCGTCCCTGCCTGCCAGAGCGTCGTGAAGAAGGCCGTCGTAGAAAAAATGAAAGAGCGCTACGGAACTGAATGGTTTCCGGAAAATGAGGGCCGCTACGTCATCGAAGTGACGCTGCTTAATGATCGCGCGCAGCTGACGCTCGATACGACGGGAGCTGGCCTGCACAAGCGGGGCTATCGCAATGTGGCGACGGAAGCGCCGCTGCGCGAGACGATGGCAGCCGCGCTGCTGCAAATTAGCCGCTGGCAGCCCGAGCGTCCTCTGTACGATCCGTTCTGCGGGTCGGGTACTATTCTGATCGAGGCCGCTATGCTGGCTTGGAACGTCGCTCCAGGGCTGCGCCGCTCCTTCAACAGCGAGGGCTGGCCGCTTGTGCCGGACCAGCTGTGGGAAACGGCGCGCGAAGAAGCTTTTGATGCGGTGAAGGATGATGTGGCGCTGCAAATTGCCGGATCGGATATTGACCCGAGCGCCATCGAAATCGCAACAGCCAACATCAAAAAAGCCGGCTTCGGCAAAGACATCAAGCTGAGCGTCATGCCAGCAGCAAAGATTAAGCCCGAGGGCGAATACGGTGTCATCGTGACGAATCCGCCTTATGGAGAGCGTCTTGGCGATGATCGCGAGGCGGAAGCGGCGCTGCGCCAGTTCGGCATGTCGGCGCTCCATTTGCCGACTTGGTCATTTTTCGCTTTTACGCCTGTTGCCGCTATCGAGCATTATATGGGCCGTCCTGCCGACAAGAAACGCAAGCTGTTTAACGGTCGGATTGAATGCAACTATTATCAATTTTTCGGACCAGGCGGCCTGTATGCGAACCGCAAATCCCAATCATCGGAAAAATAA
- the hemE gene encoding uroporphyrinogen decarboxylase translates to MSYNDRFIRACRKEQLDQVPVWYMRQAGRYDPEYRKIKEKYSLLEICKQPELAAEVTMMPVRKLGVDAAILYSDIMNPVASIGIDFDIVANVGPVIDNPIRSAADVDRLKPIDVEGDLGHVLETIRILDRELDVPLITFAGAPFTIASYLIEGRPSKNYLRTKAMMYSEPEVWNKLMDKLGDMVIAYLRAHIASGGKAFQLFDSWVGALAPADFRKFVLPTIERIFSELSDLPQPKIYFPGVSSGELLPELHKLQADVIGLDWRVSIPEGRRRLNHGFAVQGNLDPVLLTAPMSVLESYAAEIIEQGLEEPGFIFNLGHGLFPEASLEKLQELTAYIHSYSKKYIAAREGKETSHVGS, encoded by the coding sequence ATGAGCTATAATGACCGTTTCATTCGGGCCTGCCGCAAAGAACAGCTGGATCAGGTACCCGTCTGGTATATGCGCCAAGCTGGAAGATACGACCCTGAATATCGAAAAATAAAAGAGAAATATTCACTGCTGGAAATTTGCAAGCAGCCGGAGCTGGCTGCGGAAGTGACGATGATGCCGGTGCGCAAGCTCGGCGTGGATGCCGCTATTTTATATTCGGATATTATGAATCCGGTTGCTTCAATCGGTATTGATTTTGATATTGTGGCGAATGTTGGACCCGTAATCGATAACCCGATCCGCAGCGCGGCGGATGTAGATCGTCTAAAGCCAATCGATGTAGAAGGCGATCTCGGCCATGTGCTGGAAACGATCCGGATTTTAGACCGGGAGCTTGATGTCCCGCTTATTACATTTGCCGGAGCGCCGTTTACGATTGCCAGCTATTTGATTGAAGGCAGACCGTCCAAAAATTATTTGCGCACGAAGGCTATGATGTACAGTGAGCCAGAAGTATGGAACAAGCTGATGGACAAGCTGGGCGATATGGTTATCGCTTATTTGCGTGCGCACATCGCTAGTGGCGGCAAGGCTTTTCAATTGTTTGATAGCTGGGTAGGCGCGCTTGCGCCAGCAGATTTCCGCAAGTTTGTACTGCCGACGATCGAGCGGATTTTCAGCGAGCTGTCGGATTTGCCGCAGCCGAAAATTTATTTCCCAGGCGTAAGCTCGGGCGAGCTGCTGCCGGAGCTCCACAAGCTGCAGGCTGATGTGATTGGCCTTGACTGGAGAGTATCGATTCCAGAGGGACGCCGCCGTTTGAATCACGGCTTTGCGGTACAGGGCAATCTGGATCCTGTCCTGCTGACAGCTCCAATGAGCGTACTTGAATCGTATGCGGCGGAAATTATTGAACAGGGATTGGAAGAGCCAGGATTTATTTTTAATTTGGGGCATGGATTATTTCCTGAGGCCTCGCTTGAGAAGCTTCAAGAGCTGACGGCTTACATACATTCGTATTCAAAAAAATACATTGCAGCGCGCGAAGGGAAGGAAACGAGCCATGTCGGAAGCTGA
- a CDS encoding LTA synthase family protein: MRQKIRKALAYSLQAAARWGRRPYGAELLLFFGVLLLKLYAFDLFIAVPNMKMNVYDVKIAIGTLALCSFWTLLLPLRGRFITLIAMNALFSAILYADLIYYRYFEDLISVPVLLQARQVEALGGSIATLLEAKDFILLADIPLLLGYICLLAWKRRAAKAVALPAATNAEAALFPIFKQSPWGTIARRLLLSSVLLVMGLMLTFGGINDAKRTWAKGLFESNWWNLSLYNVTGALGFHGYDLYRYASLNWLNAEAVSAETTSQVRAWTEESGQSRSNLEQDLSFGAYKGSNIILVQAEAFQNFMINRSFNGQEITPNVNKLVKSSAYFSSFFHQTAQGRTSDADFASNCSLQPLASGSVFIQYAGNAFQCLPQTLHNNGYYTSVFHAYEGSFWNRNTMYANMKYDAFVSKKQYELDEPIGWSLGDKSFFRQSLDRIAEQPQPFHSFLITLSSHHPYQMPEADQKLSLGELEGTMMGDYLQAIHYVDEALGELVERLQQEELWEHTIFAMYGDHDNSISDWSLFETFLGEPLNELEREQIVKQVPFLVHLPDNRYAGTYPSPSGQLDVTPTLLHLLGISSSELAMIGTPLITESMSQPQLQNQNRKLVVLRNGAFTNGDVYYIPSADGLAEHGICWNVAQQSPGELAPCLSLRAAAQAELSMSDLLVIHNLIPELHAASMVRAGSHQMAVQK; encoded by the coding sequence ATGCGTCAAAAAATTCGCAAAGCTCTAGCTTACAGCTTGCAAGCGGCAGCCCGCTGGGGACGGCGTCCCTATGGCGCGGAGCTCCTGCTCTTTTTCGGAGTACTGCTGCTTAAGCTGTATGCCTTTGATTTATTTATAGCGGTGCCTAATATGAAAATGAACGTCTACGATGTCAAAATCGCTATTGGCACCCTTGCACTTTGCAGCTTCTGGACGCTGCTGCTGCCGCTGCGGGGCCGATTCATCACGCTCATCGCGATGAATGCCCTGTTTTCGGCTATTTTGTATGCCGATTTAATTTATTATCGCTACTTCGAGGATTTGATTTCCGTACCTGTCCTGCTGCAGGCAAGGCAGGTAGAGGCACTAGGGGGCAGCATCGCTACGCTGCTGGAGGCGAAGGATTTTATATTGCTGGCGGATATCCCGCTGCTGCTTGGCTATATCTGTCTGCTCGCATGGAAGCGGCGCGCTGCTAAGGCAGTCGCCCTGCCAGCTGCCACAAACGCTGAGGCCGCTTTATTCCCGATCTTCAAGCAGTCGCCTTGGGGAACAATCGCACGGCGTTTACTCCTAAGCTCCGTCCTGCTGGTGATGGGCTTGATGCTTACCTTTGGCGGCATTAATGATGCCAAGCGCACATGGGCAAAAGGATTGTTCGAAAGCAACTGGTGGAATTTATCGCTGTACAATGTGACAGGTGCTCTGGGCTTTCACGGCTATGATTTGTACCGTTATGCCTCGCTGAATTGGCTTAATGCAGAAGCCGTCTCTGCCGAGACGACTTCTCAGGTGCGCGCCTGGACGGAGGAATCCGGGCAATCGCGATCCAATCTGGAGCAGGACTTGAGCTTTGGAGCGTATAAAGGCAGCAATATTATTTTGGTACAGGCGGAAGCTTTCCAAAACTTCATGATTAACAGGTCGTTCAACGGCCAGGAAATAACACCGAACGTCAATAAGCTGGTGAAGAGCAGCGCTTATTTCAGCTCCTTTTTCCACCAAACCGCGCAAGGCCGAACGTCGGACGCTGATTTTGCCAGCAATTGCTCGCTTCAACCGCTCGCCAGCGGCTCGGTATTTATTCAATATGCCGGGAATGCATTTCAATGCTTGCCGCAGACACTGCATAATAACGGCTACTACACTAGTGTTTTCCACGCCTATGAAGGAAGCTTCTGGAACCGCAATACGATGTACGCGAATATGAAATACGATGCTTTTGTTAGCAAAAAACAATACGAGCTGGACGAGCCAATCGGCTGGTCGCTTGGAGATAAATCCTTTTTCCGCCAATCGCTTGACCGAATTGCCGAGCAGCCGCAGCCGTTTCATTCTTTTCTCATTACGCTGTCCAGCCATCATCCTTACCAAATGCCAGAAGCTGACCAGAAGCTTTCGCTCGGCGAGCTTGAAGGCACGATGATGGGCGATTATTTGCAAGCAATCCATTACGTGGATGAAGCGCTTGGCGAACTCGTTGAACGGCTTCAGCAGGAAGAACTTTGGGAGCATACGATATTTGCCATGTATGGCGATCATGATAATTCGATCAGCGATTGGAGCTTGTTTGAAACGTTTCTGGGCGAACCGCTCAATGAGCTGGAGCGGGAACAGATCGTGAAGCAGGTGCCGTTTCTCGTTCATTTGCCAGACAATCGTTATGCAGGTACATATCCCTCTCCGAGCGGACAGCTGGATGTCACGCCAACGCTGCTGCATTTGCTCGGAATATCCTCCAGCGAGCTTGCTATGATAGGAACACCGCTTATTACGGAAAGCATGAGTCAGCCGCAGCTGCAAAATCAGAACCGCAAGCTCGTTGTGCTGCGCAATGGCGCATTTACGAATGGCGACGTTTATTATATCCCTTCTGCAGATGGGCTTGCCGAGCATGGCATATGCTGGAACGTAGCACAGCAATCACCTGGAGAGCTGGCTCCTTGTCTCAGCCTGCGTGCTGCCGCGCAAGCCGAGCTGTCCATGTCGGACCTTCTGGTCATTCATAATTTGATCCCGGAGCTTCATGCTGCAAGCATGGTTCGGGCGGGCAGCCATCAAATGGCCGTTCAAAAATAA